One Echeneis naucrates chromosome 16, fEcheNa1.1, whole genome shotgun sequence DNA window includes the following coding sequences:
- the LOC115056972 gene encoding telomere repeats-binding bouquet formation protein 1-like isoform X1, translated as MYKTGACSNSRNTIKTDLSLLLECLKFQMKCPNLQKQALLTIHSICEKREDNVDLLREVGGVAFVYNLSKSSVVHSDVKEAALFTLGTLVEANVYCKNSLCKKETFADLAGWLIKDDIPLTQKRVTVYLLSALVANNKLGQMLAQTTGCLDLLLVLFRTSFPLSTDSTSVVANAMHTYQLWTSVSSALCGCVNNPQSEDGQHICATAFPNIKIWLQQVAVQHTEIFQSLCSFIAMTVANNSRVQESFSSSGGLKTLALSLARLTSVADVSLLSCQLCVTISKTLSACITDNTVLASGLARYCIVSHLISLLASPNLEPQHRLSVLLTLGHCTESSEEHQSHLVQSGGLPLIITLLAEDTSEEIRKAATFILQTCKQATMSLGVPVLTARHGKDENVESLINMESFKSSAKELLHRIDQLEKKQTKEVDDDQEERVLSTSTKGFAPPSLSPALHQPLQDYSIQTVPAAYRQTSANKPIEAESDDNISLWIARSMIMKENDCEKMSMSSKLTTPEDKAKSSGKRQQCSARTGTGSIVFFHVPPLEGHREPHMTDRFVALIFQLSEKTIEKESIVFFSLFSEVR; from the exons GCCGTAACA CCATAAAGACAGACCTCAGCTTGCTGCTTGAGTGTCTGAAGTTTCAGATGAAATGCcctaatttacaaaaacaagctcTCCTCACCATTCACTCTATCTGTGAAAAAAGAG aggACAATGTAGACCTGCTGAGAGAAGTGGGGGGCGTGGCATTTGTGTATAATCTCTCCAAATCCAGTGTTGTTCATTCAGATGTTAAGGAGGCAGCACTATTTACGCTTGGCACACTGGTAGAGGCCAATG TGTATTGCAAGAATTCTTTGTGCAAAAAGGAGACGTTTGCTGACCTTGCTGGGTGGTTGATCAAAGATGACATCCCACTGACGCAGAAGAGAGTGACCGTCTATTTGTTGTCTGCGTTGGTAGCCAACAACA AATTAGGACAGATGTTAGCCCAAACCACTGGCTGCCTAGATCTTCTTTTGGTTCTCTTCAG GACCAGCTTTCCCCTCTCCACAGATTCTACTTCAGTTGTAGCTAATGCTATGCACACCTACCAGCTCTGGACATCTGTGTCTAGTGCACTCTGTGGATGTGTCAACAATCCTCAAAGTG aagaTGGTCAACATATTTGTGCGACAGCCTTTCCCAATATAAAAATCTGGCTTCAACAGGTTGCAGtgcaacacacagagatttTTCAATCCTTATGCTCCTTCATAGCAATGACAGTTGCCAACAACT CCCGGGTTCAGGAGAGCTTTTCGTCCTCGGGTGGCTTGAAAACGCTCGCTCTTTCCCTGGCTCGTCTAACCTCTGTGGCAGATGTGAGCTTGTTGTCTTGCCAACTTTGTGTCACCATATCCAAGACCCTGTCAGCTTGCATTACTGATAACA CTGTTCTGGCGTCTGGTCTGGCTCGGTACTGCATTGTGTCTCATCTAATCTCCCTGCTGGCAAGCCCAAATCTTGAACCTCAGCACAGGCTCTCAGTTTTACTTACCCTGGGCCACTGCACTGAGTCCTCTG AGGAACACCAGTCCCATTTGGTGCAAAGTGGAGGTCTCCCATTGATCATAACATTACTCGCAGAGGACACAAGTGAGGAGATCAGGAAGGCTGCTACATTCATATTGCAGACCTGCAAACAGGCCA CCATGTCTTTGGGAGTGCCTGTTCTGACCGCCAGACATGGGAAGGATGAAAATGTGGAATCCCTTATAAATATGGAAAGCTTCAAAAGCTCAGCCAAAGAGCTGCTGCACAGGATTGACCAACTagagaagaaacagacaaag GAGGTTGATGATGACCAGGAAGAAAGAGTCTTATCAACTTCAACCAAAGGGTTCGCTCCACCATCCCTCTCACCAGCCTTACATCAACCTCTGCAGGATTACAGCATTCAAACAGTCCCTGCAGCATATAGACAGACGAGCGCTAACAAGCCTATAGAAGCAGAGAGTGATGACAACATATCACTTTGGATCGCAAGAAGTATGATTATGAAGGAGAACGACTGTGAAAAAATGAGCATGAGCTCCAAATTAACTACTCCTGAAGACAAGGCTAAGAGCAGTGGAAAGCGCCAGCAGTGTTCAGCACGTACGGGCACTGGATCgattgtgttttttcatgtaCCACCACTAGAGGGACACAGAGAGCCACACATGACAGACAGGTTCGTAGCATTAATATTTCAATTATCAGAAAAAACTATTGAAAAGGAGTCtatagtatttttttctttatttagtgaggtgaggtga
- the LOC115056972 gene encoding telomere repeats-binding bouquet formation protein 1-like isoform X2, with the protein MLYCKNSLCKKETFADLAGWLIKDDIPLTQKRVTVYLLSALVANNKLGQMLAQTTGCLDLLLVLFRTSFPLSTDSTSVVANAMHTYQLWTSVSSALCGCVNNPQSEDGQHICATAFPNIKIWLQQVAVQHTEIFQSLCSFIAMTVANNSRVQESFSSSGGLKTLALSLARLTSVADVSLLSCQLCVTISKTLSACITDNTVLASGLARYCIVSHLISLLASPNLEPQHRLSVLLTLGHCTESSEEHQSHLVQSGGLPLIITLLAEDTSEEIRKAATFILQTCKQATMSLGVPVLTARHGKDENVESLINMESFKSSAKELLHRIDQLEKKQTKEVDDDQEERVLSTSTKGFAPPSLSPALHQPLQDYSIQTVPAAYRQTSANKPIEAESDDNISLWIARSMIMKENDCEKMSMSSKLTTPEDKAKSSGKRQQCSARTGTGSIVFFHVPPLEGHREPHMTDRFVALIFQLSEKTIEKESIVFFSLFSEVR; encoded by the exons TGTATTGCAAGAATTCTTTGTGCAAAAAGGAGACGTTTGCTGACCTTGCTGGGTGGTTGATCAAAGATGACATCCCACTGACGCAGAAGAGAGTGACCGTCTATTTGTTGTCTGCGTTGGTAGCCAACAACA AATTAGGACAGATGTTAGCCCAAACCACTGGCTGCCTAGATCTTCTTTTGGTTCTCTTCAG GACCAGCTTTCCCCTCTCCACAGATTCTACTTCAGTTGTAGCTAATGCTATGCACACCTACCAGCTCTGGACATCTGTGTCTAGTGCACTCTGTGGATGTGTCAACAATCCTCAAAGTG aagaTGGTCAACATATTTGTGCGACAGCCTTTCCCAATATAAAAATCTGGCTTCAACAGGTTGCAGtgcaacacacagagatttTTCAATCCTTATGCTCCTTCATAGCAATGACAGTTGCCAACAACT CCCGGGTTCAGGAGAGCTTTTCGTCCTCGGGTGGCTTGAAAACGCTCGCTCTTTCCCTGGCTCGTCTAACCTCTGTGGCAGATGTGAGCTTGTTGTCTTGCCAACTTTGTGTCACCATATCCAAGACCCTGTCAGCTTGCATTACTGATAACA CTGTTCTGGCGTCTGGTCTGGCTCGGTACTGCATTGTGTCTCATCTAATCTCCCTGCTGGCAAGCCCAAATCTTGAACCTCAGCACAGGCTCTCAGTTTTACTTACCCTGGGCCACTGCACTGAGTCCTCTG AGGAACACCAGTCCCATTTGGTGCAAAGTGGAGGTCTCCCATTGATCATAACATTACTCGCAGAGGACACAAGTGAGGAGATCAGGAAGGCTGCTACATTCATATTGCAGACCTGCAAACAGGCCA CCATGTCTTTGGGAGTGCCTGTTCTGACCGCCAGACATGGGAAGGATGAAAATGTGGAATCCCTTATAAATATGGAAAGCTTCAAAAGCTCAGCCAAAGAGCTGCTGCACAGGATTGACCAACTagagaagaaacagacaaag GAGGTTGATGATGACCAGGAAGAAAGAGTCTTATCAACTTCAACCAAAGGGTTCGCTCCACCATCCCTCTCACCAGCCTTACATCAACCTCTGCAGGATTACAGCATTCAAACAGTCCCTGCAGCATATAGACAGACGAGCGCTAACAAGCCTATAGAAGCAGAGAGTGATGACAACATATCACTTTGGATCGCAAGAAGTATGATTATGAAGGAGAACGACTGTGAAAAAATGAGCATGAGCTCCAAATTAACTACTCCTGAAGACAAGGCTAAGAGCAGTGGAAAGCGCCAGCAGTGTTCAGCACGTACGGGCACTGGATCgattgtgttttttcatgtaCCACCACTAGAGGGACACAGAGAGCCACACATGACAGACAGGTTCGTAGCATTAATATTTCAATTATCAGAAAAAACTATTGAAAAGGAGTCtatagtatttttttctttatttagtgaggtgaggtga